The Salvelinus namaycush isolate Seneca chromosome 38, SaNama_1.0, whole genome shotgun sequence genome includes a window with the following:
- the LOC120031841 gene encoding pyrin-like: MHSLRKAEGLNKELEQETTELKRRSTELEQLSHTEDDLNLLQSFPSLCSPPLTKDSDLCVGIVRRAVSQLEETVMSEMKRLFDDELKRIQQYAVDVTLDPDTASPWLILSKNGKEVRTGEKKQKLPDNPKRFDSAVNVLGKKGFSSGRFYYEVTVTGKTEWNLGVARESINRKGTVALSPDNGRWAVILRDGSKYTACAPTRVHLCMREKPQKVGVFVDYEEGQVSFYDVEARSHIYSFTGYTFTEKLYPYFSPLLNDGGKNSTPLIISPVNHTD; the protein is encoded by the exons ATGCAT TCACTGAGGAAGGCTGAAGGGCTCAATAAAGAGCTGGAGCAGGAAACCACTGAGCTAAAGAGAAGAAGCactgagctggagcagctctcacacacTGAGGACGACCTAAACCTCCTCCAGAGCTTCCCATCCCTGTGCAGCCCTCCActcaccaaggacagtgatctGTGTGTGGGGATTGTGAGGAGAGCTGTGTCTCAGCTAGAAGAGACAGTCATGAGTGAGATGAAGAGGTTGTTTGATGATGAGCTGAAGAGGATTCAGCAGTATGCAGTGGATGTGACTCTGGACCCTGATACAGCAAGCCCCTGGCTCATTCTGTCTAAGAATGGGAAAGAAGTGAGAActggagaaaaaaaacagaagCTCCCTGATAACCCAAAGAGGTTTGATTCTGCCGTTAATGTCTTGGGAAAGAAAGGCTTCTCCTCAGGGAGATTCTACTATGAGGTAACTGTTACAGGGAAGACTGAGTGGAATTTAGGAGTGGCCAGAGAGTCTATCAACAGAAAGGGAACTGTCGCATTAAGCCCTGATAATGGACGCTGGGCAGTGATCCTGAGGGATGGGAGTAAGTACACAGCTTGTGCCCCGACCCGTGTCCACCTCTGCATGAGAGAGAAGCCCCAGAAGGTGGGGGTGTTTGTGGATtatgaggagggtcaggtctcATTCTAtgatgtggaggccaggtctcaTATCTACTCTTTCACGGGCTACACCTTCACTGAGAAACTCTATCCATACTTCAGCCCTTTGCTCAATGATGGTGGTAAAAACTCTACTCCTCTAATCATCTCTCCTGTCAATCACACAGACTGA